The following proteins come from a genomic window of Methanosarcina sp. MTP4:
- a CDS encoding CxxC-x17-CxxC domain-containing protein, producing the protein MAFNDRNSRGNNNFGAPKEMHKATCSDCGVETEVPFKPDPERPVYCRECLPNHRTPRENRRY; encoded by the coding sequence ATGGCTTTTAATGACAGAAATTCCAGAGGAAATAATAATTTCGGCGCACCCAAAGAAATGCACAAAGCAACCTGTTCAGATTGCGGTGTTGAAACCGAAGTGCCTTTCAAACCTGACCCCGAAAGACCGGTTTACTGCAGAGAGTGTCTTCCTAACCACAGGACACCCAGAGAAAACCGCAGATATTAA
- a CDS encoding CxxC-x17-CxxC domain-containing protein has translation MAFNDRNFRGNNNFGAPREMHKATCSDCGVETEVPFKPDPERPVYCRDCLPNHRTPRDNSRY, from the coding sequence ATGGCTTTTAATGACAGAAACTTCAGAGGAAATAATAATTTCGGCGCACCCAGAGAAATGCACAAAGCAACCTGTTCAGATTGCGGTGTTGAAACCGAAGTACCTTTCAAACCTGACCCCGAAAGACCTGTTTACTGCAGGGACTGTCTTCCTAACCACAGGACACCCAGAGATAACAGCAGATACTAA
- a CDS encoding PocR ligand-binding domain-containing protein, whose amino-acid sequence MGKKLTKSGIDVVGDIPWETHFCQFYRTKKDLLDVLIPYFKAGLENNEFCMWVTPPVLEVEEAKEALKRAVLDIDAYLDKGQVEIIPCAHRCVKEGDVKENVFDLKGDLSRLVGKLNEALEGGYEGLRLSFDSFWPDKKDWNDFIANEGELDLAAGNYRMLSLCTYSLNSLDATGIIHVVGNHSFALVNRDGTWERMESSRHKMGKEAVPQITPQPVTQIAPQTTKSWEHNNIQQVHEKEYPEFDMDSAFHQSGKGPGLKLESIPSSAQEKVNFELADIVDSRAIQSLMDDFYKLAHVPIGIIDFNGNVLVGVGWQDICTRFHRVHPEACMYCVESDTKLSTGVPPGEFKMYRCKNNMWDIATPIIVGGRHVGNIFLGQFFFEGELTDYELFRAQARKYGFNEEEYIAALKKVPRFSRETVNTIMSFFMKLANMLSQLGYSNIRLTRSLEEREELVDALRKSEERFRTLAENSPDLIARYDRQSRHMYVNPAAEEISGYPQEEIIGKNYSELGAGSEMAKFWEEHHRNVFATGKPETVEFQYISPQGKEYYFNTRIVPELVEGEVSSVLAISRDITDKKEAEARLKETLDNLEELVEERTRQLEQAYKSLKESEKGLAEAQRMAHIGNWSWNIKTDELFWSDEVYRIFGLNPQEFKVTYDLFLTYVHPEDLERLLNSINEGLNGRPYDVNYRIILADGEERVVHTEAEIIFYEGTVPVQAKGIVQDITERKMTEESMEKMEKFRIKEIHHRIKNNLQVISSLLSLQAETFRERDVLEAFKESQNRVFSMALIHEVLYKGESTDTLDFAAYLRKLTADLFRSYKLGSDKIKLNLDLEQVYLGMDTAIPLGIIVNELISNALKHAFPSGSGGEIYVNLCKNESFAANHASPGPDPSCTDKNGFHYLLTVGDNGKGIPEDIEFLNADSLGLQLVNILVEQIDGCIELKRDHGTKFSIWFSNVHEL is encoded by the coding sequence ATGGGAAAAAAACTTACAAAATCCGGTATTGATGTTGTTGGGGATATTCCCTGGGAAACGCACTTCTGCCAGTTTTACCGGACAAAAAAAGATTTACTGGACGTGCTTATTCCATATTTTAAAGCGGGGCTGGAAAATAATGAATTTTGCATGTGGGTTACGCCCCCGGTCCTTGAAGTAGAAGAGGCAAAAGAAGCTCTGAAGAGGGCTGTTCTTGATATTGATGCTTATCTGGATAAAGGACAGGTCGAAATTATTCCCTGCGCTCACCGGTGTGTAAAAGAGGGTGATGTAAAAGAGAATGTTTTCGATTTGAAGGGAGACTTAAGCAGATTGGTTGGAAAACTCAATGAAGCCCTGGAAGGTGGCTACGAAGGATTGCGGTTAAGTTTTGACTCTTTTTGGCCGGACAAAAAAGATTGGAACGATTTTATAGCGAATGAGGGAGAACTGGACCTTGCAGCCGGAAACTACCGGATGCTATCCCTATGCACCTATTCCCTCAACAGTCTTGACGCAACAGGGATAATCCATGTAGTTGGGAACCATAGTTTTGCTCTGGTCAACAGGGATGGAACCTGGGAGCGGATGGAAAGTTCCAGGCACAAAATGGGGAAAGAGGCAGTTCCTCAAATAACTCCTCAACCAGTTACTCAAATAGCTCCTCAAACCACAAAAAGTTGGGAACACAATAATATCCAGCAGGTGCATGAAAAGGAATACCCCGAATTTGACATGGACAGTGCGTTTCACCAGAGTGGAAAGGGTCCCGGGCTGAAGCTGGAAAGCATTCCCTCCTCTGCTCAAGAGAAGGTAAACTTTGAGCTTGCTGATATTGTTGATTCCAGGGCGATCCAGTCCCTCATGGATGATTTCTATAAGCTTGCCCACGTTCCCATAGGCATAATCGATTTCAATGGTAATGTTCTGGTAGGCGTTGGATGGCAGGATATTTGCACCAGATTCCACAGGGTTCACCCCGAGGCCTGCATGTACTGCGTGGAAAGCGATACAAAACTATCCACGGGTGTTCCCCCCGGAGAGTTTAAGATGTACAGGTGCAAGAACAACATGTGGGACATAGCGACTCCAATCATTGTGGGCGGGCGGCACGTCGGCAATATCTTTTTAGGGCAGTTCTTTTTTGAGGGTGAGCTTACGGACTATGAGCTTTTCCGGGCTCAGGCCAGGAAATACGGTTTCAATGAGGAGGAATACATAGCCGCGCTTAAAAAAGTTCCACGGTTCAGCAGGGAGACTGTTAACACAATCATGTCTTTCTTCATGAAGCTTGCCAACATGCTCTCACAGCTGGGCTACAGCAATATCAGGTTGACCCGGTCGCTTGAGGAGCGCGAGGAGCTTGTGGACGCGCTCAGGAAGAGTGAAGAGCGGTTCCGGACGCTGGCTGAAAATTCTCCTGACTTAATTGCCCGATATGATAGACAAAGCCGCCATATGTATGTCAATCCTGCCGCTGAGGAAATTTCTGGCTATCCTCAGGAAGAAATCATCGGGAAGAACTATAGCGAACTGGGAGCAGGCTCGGAGATGGCGAAGTTCTGGGAAGAACATCATCGGAATGTTTTTGCCACAGGGAAACCGGAAACAGTAGAATTCCAGTATATATCACCTCAGGGGAAGGAATACTACTTTAATACACGAATAGTGCCGGAGCTTGTTGAGGGGGAAGTTTCCTCCGTTCTTGCTATTTCCCGGGATATTACGGATAAAAAAGAAGCTGAAGCCAGGTTGAAAGAAACCCTCGATAATCTGGAGGAACTGGTTGAAGAGCGGACCAGACAGCTGGAACAGGCTTATAAGTCGCTGAAAGAAAGTGAAAAAGGCCTGGCTGAAGCTCAAAGAATGGCTCATATCGGAAACTGGAGCTGGAATATCAAAACTGATGAATTGTTCTGGTCTGATGAAGTTTATCGTATCTTCGGACTAAATCCGCAGGAATTCAAAGTAACTTATGATTTGTTTTTAACTTATGTACACCCCGAAGATCTGGAACGCCTGCTTAATTCTATTAATGAAGGCCTGAACGGGAGACCCTATGATGTTAATTACCGGATAATCCTGGCTGATGGAGAAGAGCGTGTAGTCCACACAGAAGCAGAGATTATTTTTTATGAGGGAACTGTCCCTGTTCAAGCAAAGGGAATAGTTCAGGACATTACCGAGCGCAAAATGACTGAAGAATCCATGGAAAAAATGGAGAAATTCCGGATAAAAGAAATCCACCACAGGATCAAGAATAACCTGCAGGTAATTTCTTCCCTGCTCAGCCTCCAGGCAGAAACCTTCAGGGAAAGGGACGTGCTTGAAGCCTTCAAGGAGAGCCAGAACCGGGTATTTTCAATGGCTCTCATCCATGAGGTGCTCTACAAAGGAGAATCCACGGATACCCTTGATTTTGCAGCTTATCTTCGGAAGCTGACCGCAGACCTTTTCCGTTCATACAAATTGGGAAGTGACAAAATTAAACTGAACCTGGACCTTGAGCAGGTCTATCTTGGCATGGATACTGCAATACCTCTTGGCATTATTGTAAACGAACTGATTTCAAACGCTCTGAAGCATGCTTTCCCTTCCGGAAGCGGAGGTGAAATATATGTAAACCTCTGCAAAAATGAAAGTTTTGCCGCAAACCATGCCAGTCCTGGCCCGGATCCGTCCTGCACTGATAAAAACGGCTTCCATTACCTGCTCACAGTAGGGGATAACGGAAAAGGCATCCCTGAGGATATAGAGTTCCTGAATGCGGATTCCCTCGGACTCCAGCTAGTAAATATTCTTGTTGAACAGATAGATGGCTGTATAGAACTCAAAAGGGATCATGGAACAAAATTCTCGATCTGGTTTAGCAATGTACACGAATTATAA